In Nocardioides cavernae, a single genomic region encodes these proteins:
- a CDS encoding dipeptidase, with protein MTVDISARLAEVMPGIRRDLEDLVRIQSVSADPARAGEVERSAEATRDLFAAEGFECEIVRAHDGAPPAVIAKKAGPEGAPTVLLYAHHDVQPENDHADWDSPPWEPTERGDRLYGRGAADDKAGIAAHLGAVRVFGDDLPVNLVMFIEGEEEVGSDTLVELLEANKERLAADVIVIADSGNWDIGEPALTTSLRGLVRMDVEIRTLTHAVHSGMWGGLVPDSIMTLSRVIASLNDDAGNVAVEGLHAGPAADVEYPEARLRAESGAAEGIEWIGSGSVVERLWTKPSISITGLDAPKVEGASNTLVPAARCRISMRIAPGDTTANAVQCLQAHLEKHTPWGATLTTTVVDTGEATQIDASGPAYDAARAAFAEAWDGTAPVDMGVGGSIPFIAEFLETFPQASVLVTGVEDPDTRAHGANEGLHLAEFEKVVKAEALLLRNLGELPRG; from the coding sequence ATGACTGTCGACATCTCTGCCCGCCTCGCCGAGGTCATGCCCGGCATCCGCCGTGACCTCGAGGACCTCGTCCGCATCCAGTCCGTGTCCGCCGACCCGGCCCGCGCCGGCGAGGTCGAGCGCAGCGCCGAGGCCACTCGCGACCTGTTCGCGGCGGAGGGCTTCGAGTGCGAGATCGTGCGCGCCCACGACGGCGCGCCGCCCGCCGTGATCGCGAAGAAGGCCGGCCCCGAGGGCGCCCCGACGGTTCTGCTCTACGCCCACCACGACGTCCAGCCCGAGAACGACCACGCCGACTGGGACTCCCCGCCGTGGGAGCCCACCGAGCGCGGCGACCGGCTGTACGGCCGCGGCGCGGCCGACGACAAGGCCGGCATCGCCGCCCACCTCGGCGCGGTCCGGGTCTTCGGCGACGACCTGCCGGTCAACCTGGTGATGTTCATCGAGGGCGAGGAGGAGGTCGGTTCCGACACCCTCGTCGAGCTGCTCGAGGCCAACAAGGAGCGCCTCGCCGCCGACGTCATCGTCATCGCCGACTCCGGCAACTGGGACATCGGCGAGCCCGCCCTCACCACGTCGCTGCGCGGCCTGGTCCGGATGGACGTCGAGATCCGCACACTGACCCACGCCGTCCACAGTGGCATGTGGGGCGGCCTCGTCCCCGACTCGATCATGACGCTGAGCCGGGTCATCGCCTCGCTCAACGACGACGCCGGCAACGTCGCGGTGGAGGGCCTCCACGCCGGCCCCGCCGCCGACGTGGAGTACCCCGAGGCCCGCCTCCGCGCCGAGTCCGGCGCCGCCGAGGGCATCGAGTGGATCGGCTCCGGCTCGGTCGTCGAGCGCCTGTGGACCAAGCCGTCGATCAGCATCACCGGCCTCGACGCCCCCAAGGTCGAGGGCGCCTCCAACACCCTCGTCCCCGCCGCCCGCTGCCGCATCAGCATGCGGATCGCCCCCGGCGACACGACCGCCAACGCCGTCCAGTGCCTCCAGGCCCACCTCGAGAAGCACACCCCCTGGGGCGCGACCCTCACGACGACCGTCGTCGACACCGGTGAGGCGACGCAGATCGACGCCAGCGGTCCGGCGTACGACGCCGCGCGCGCTGCGTTCGCCGAGGCCTGGGACGGCACCGCCCCGGTCGACATGGGCGTCGGCGGCTCGATCCCCTTCATCGCCGAGTTCCTCGAGACGTTCCCGCAGGCCAGCGTGCTGGTCACCGGCGTCGAGGACCCCGACACCCGCGCCCACGGCGCCAACGAGGGACTCCACCTCGCCGAGTTCGAGAAGGTCGTCAAGGCCGAGGCGCTCCTGCTCCGCAACCTCGGGGAGCTGCCCCGAGGCTGA